The following are encoded together in the Acidobacteriota bacterium genome:
- a CDS encoding MFS transporter: MPAGTDGPRFYGWVNLAIAAVMGIIGGFYIISFSYFLPFWVEEFGWNRGVVSLAATINLIALGVSSPLAGAFIVRHGARRAMVLGNLLGGAGFLLLCFHSRLWELFLGYGLLVGTGAGLGGMLASTTVVNNWFIKRRSLALSLFLAAGGFGGMVLGPAIMQLIGTIGWRATFLVISLMVLLFAVILPACLIRNRPADMNQVPDGLAPDAASPGAAARPMTGYRTAVDFTLGEALRTRSLWLLIAYFCMNMLAVGALMTHQVAYLFDVGLGATLAAAALGVMSGVMAFGQLSVGFLGMRYSMHAIAVSSEILKLAGLCILLVAHSVPMVFLYMTVLGAGFGGVMAATMNMIPNYFGASDYPRIMGCVRLFWTFIGGAGAPLAGLVREASGSYTPAFQGAVVV; encoded by the coding sequence ATGCCTGCCGGAACTGACGGACCCCGTTTCTACGGGTGGGTCAACCTCGCCATCGCCGCCGTGATGGGCATCATCGGAGGATTTTACATCATCTCCTTCAGCTATTTCCTGCCGTTCTGGGTGGAGGAATTCGGCTGGAACCGCGGCGTCGTCTCGCTGGCCGCTACCATCAACCTGATCGCCCTGGGCGTGAGCAGCCCCCTGGCGGGTGCGTTTATCGTCCGCCACGGCGCCCGCCGGGCCATGGTGCTCGGGAATCTGCTGGGCGGCGCCGGTTTCCTTCTCCTCTGCTTTCATTCCCGGCTCTGGGAACTCTTTCTCGGATACGGCCTCCTGGTCGGAACCGGGGCGGGGCTGGGGGGGATGCTGGCGTCCACCACGGTGGTGAACAACTGGTTCATTAAAAGAAGGTCGCTCGCCCTGAGCCTGTTTCTGGCAGCCGGAGGCTTCGGGGGCATGGTCCTGGGGCCGGCCATCATGCAGCTGATCGGGACCATCGGATGGAGGGCGACGTTTCTGGTGATCTCCCTGATGGTGCTCCTCTTCGCGGTGATCCTGCCCGCTTGCCTGATCCGGAACCGGCCGGCGGACATGAACCAGGTCCCCGACGGCCTCGCCCCGGACGCCGCGTCCCCCGGCGCGGCCGCGCGGCCGATGACGGGCTACCGGACCGCGGTCGATTTTACCCTCGGGGAGGCCCTGCGCACGCGCAGCCTGTGGCTCCTCATCGCCTATTTTTGCATGAATATGCTGGCCGTGGGGGCGCTGATGACGCACCAGGTGGCCTATCTGTTCGATGTCGGCCTCGGCGCCACCCTTGCGGCCGCGGCGCTCGGCGTCATGAGCGGGGTCATGGCCTTCGGCCAGTTGAGCGTCGGGTTTCTCGGCATGCGCTACAGCATGCACGCCATCGCCGTCAGCTCGGAGATCCTGAAACTCGCTGGCCTGTGCATCCTGCTGGTGGCGCATTCGGTCCCCATGGTATTTCTCTATATGACCGTCCTGGGCGCCGGCTTCGGCGGAGTGATGGCGGCCACCATGAATATGATCCCCAATTACTTCGGGGCCTCGGATTATCCCAGGATCATGGGGTGCGTCCGGCTCTTCTGGACCTTCATCGGCGGCGCCGGGGCTCCCCTTGCGGGCCTCGTCCGGGAAGCGAGCGGCAGCTACACCCCCGCCTTCCAGGGGGCGGTCGTGGTG